The following is a genomic window from Candidatus Obscuribacter sp..
TTGGATGAGTCAGGTTTTTTAGATTTATTTTGCTCAAATTGAGGGCGCTATTGCGCACAGACAAGGAGGTCAATTTCGGATTGTTTAGAAATCCTTCTACATAGCTGGCCTCGCTCTTTTGTATTGCAGCAGATAAAGGTTTGTAGTTGCCTGGAACCTGGCTATCTGGTTGATCGATTTTTACAGTACGCAAGTTTGGCCATTTTGATATTAGTTGCACATCGTCATCCGCAAGACGAGTATTTGAAAGTGTCAAAGTTGACATCGGCATTTTTGCTGGCGTCGCTAATATTTGGGCGAGTCTGAAGTGGCAATTTACCAGAGCAAGGGACTGAATATTTTTGAGTGGTGCCAATTTTGAAGGTTGGCCGCTGGAGTTATCTGCAGGATTTAGCTTTAGTTCAAGGTATGAATCTGGTGCTAATTTGTTTAGTAATTTGAGGTTAGTTGCTGTCCACTGTTTGATGTTGAGCCTCAGTGTATTGAGTTTAAATCTACTGAGTGCAGCATCAAGTAATTTTGTTTCAGGGTCTTCGCGCCAATAAATATCCAGTCCTGTTAGATCCTCCGGCCTGAAGCCTTTGAGAAGATTCTCTGGATCGAGATAGATATTCGCTAAAATCAGTTCAAGATTATCGGAATTGATGTCGACAGTGCCCATACAAGGTCTGGAGTTGGCACCGGCAGGTGTTATTTGGGCTAATTGACCTGGGCTGGCTGTGAAAGGAAATTTAAAGACCCTTTTTGGTGGAGTTGTTTTTGAATTTATGGTTTTTACGAAAAATTGGTTTTCTTTGATTTCTGGAAGCTGGACGCGAGTAGACTTCTCTTCAAGTGTATTATTTAAAGTGCTTAATGGATCGTATGAGAAAGATGCCATTGACACGGAGCTGGTGGAGCCTGCCGACGCCCTTGCTGGTGTGCTTTTTGGCGGTTGCTGTATTACTGCTCTGTGAGTGATTTCAGTTAATTTTAGGGCTATTACCAAAATGGCTGCAAAGGCAAACGATGCCCCTAGAATTATTCTGACAGTTGGTAAGTAACCAGTTTTAACTTGTTGGATTTGTTGCAGGCTTTCCTGTTCCGGACGGGCAAATTGTAATTCTTTGTGGCTCAAGATGCGCTGTAAGTCTATGGCTAGTTCACTGGCGTTTTGATAGCGTCGGTCACGGCTTTTGTGCAGGCATTTTCTGAGGATCGCCTCAAGTTCGAGCGGGTAGGCAATATTTGTAGTATCCGACAAGAGTGGAGGTTCGGCTGTTGAGTGTTGCCGGTCCAATGTATCAAAGTCTTCGCTTTCAAAAGGCAGTGCCCCGGTGAGAGTCTCAAAGATAGAGCAGCCCAGGCTGTAGATGTCGGAGCGGGCGTCGGTCGTCCGTCAGCAAACTGCTCGGGGCTCATGTAAGCAGCGCTGCCGATTATTCTTTCGGTTTTTTGCCCGCCCTTTTTGCCTTGCTTTTCGCTAAGCTCAGCGATACCAAAGTCCAGTAGTTTGACCTCTACGGTATCACCTGTGGTACTTTGGATCATGATATTGGCAGGTTTGATATCTCTGTGCACTACATTGCGACGATGGGCATATGATAGCCCTTCTGCTACTTTGATAAAAATTTCTAGAGTGGCTCCCACACTGAGTGGACCGCTATTGATGATAATCTCTTCGAGAGTCTGACCATCGACAAAATCCATGGCATAATAGGGCAGGGCATTAGCGTGGATGCCCAGATCGTAGATTTGACAGAGTGATGGATGGCTTAATGTGGCATTGAGTTTTGCTTCTTGCTGAAATAATTGCCAGCTCTCGTGAGACACCATGGACGGTGCTACGAACTTGAGAGCGAGGATGCGGTTTAAGGCAGTGTGTCTGGCTTTGTAAACTACACCCATGCCACCTTTGCCGACCATCTCAATGAGCTGATAGCAACCTCCAATAGTTGTGCCGGGGGCGAGAGATACAAGCGCTGCATCTCTGGCAAAGGTGTTGCTTGCCCTTGTGCGCAGGGCTGTTTGCATCTGCTCTTTGCGTTTGCCCCAGGTGGCTTGAGGTGGTCTGTATCGGGTCTCCATGGCATTGGCTCCGGCTACCTGGAGCAAAGGTTTAGCACAGCCACAGCGCAAGTCTTTGAGTAAAAACGCAGTAAAACTGCCCAGTCGTTTTGGCCCTGCAATCACTTTGCCGCATCTTTTGCATGACTGAGAATTGGATTTAGGCTGTGGATTGGGCTGGACTGCTTTTGTCCTGTCGCACTGACAGTGCATGTCCATGAAGAGAAAAGACGTGAGAGAACCAGCGCGGGCACTACTGCCGCACGGCAAATTGCATTTTGGGCAGTGGTGGGCGTCTGAGGGCACCTGATTATTATCTCAGGCGAGGATGAAAAATGGGTATATATCTTTTACTGGTATGAGAGCTATGGATGTTTCAGACAGGTAATCATGAGATTGTAAAAGACTCTGCGCAGTCACTGCCTGAGGCTCTCCGTGAGCGTTTTGAGTCTACGCACACAGTCATGGAATGCCTGGGGGCCGGGCGTGTCACTCAAGTCTACTTGCTCAGGGAAGAGGCTACCGGTCAGCTGCAGGCCCTGAAGATATTAAATCCACGCTGCCGCGCCGATGCGGTGGTCAAACGGCGCTTCAGCCGTGCTTGTTTGGCATTAATTGGCTTGCGCCATGAGCACATCCTCAGGGTCCTTGAGATCGCTCCTCCCGACTTTGATGAGCCCTATATGTTGACCCGTTATCACGGTCGCAATAGTCTCGCTGACATGATGCAGACTTATCGAGCGATGCATGAGAGTGATGTGGTCAGTATTTTTTACGCCCTATCTCGCGCTCTGCATTTTGCTCATGAGTATGGTGTTGTCCATGGCGGTCTTGAGCCCACTGATATTTTTATTTTACGTGGCGATTTTTTGCAGCTTAAGCCTGTCCTGGCTGACTTTGGCATGAGCCTGGTGGGCGCTGATTTTAATAGCTCCACGCGGGGGCAGGCTCTGACTGGTGAATCCTTTGGCAATGTGCGTTATATGAGCCCGGAGCAGTGCCGAGGTGAGGCTCCCAGTGCCAAGTCGGATATATACTCTTTGGGTTGTCTCATGTTTGAGGCACTCTCTGGGCAGCCAGCTTTTGCCATGGGCACACCGCTTGAGGTGATGCTCAGTCATGCTAGTGGGTCGTCTGATTTTTTGATTGCGCAGCTTGCCGCTCGCGATATATCCGAGCCACTGGTGCAAATTGTAAGCTCGATGCTCGCTCCCCAGCCAGGGCAACGGCCAGCCAGTATGGGGGCTGTTGCATCCAGGCTCAAAGAGCTTATACCGCCTTCACAAAAGGACAGACCTAAGCTCAT
Proteins encoded in this region:
- a CDS encoding serine/threonine protein kinase, which encodes MFQTGNHEIVKDSAQSLPEALRERFESTHTVMECLGAGRVTQVYLLREEATGQLQALKILNPRCRADAVVKRRFSRACLALIGLRHEHILRVLEIAPPDFDEPYMLTRYHGRNSLADMMQTYRAMHESDVVSIFYALSRALHFAHEYGVVHGGLEPTDIFILRGDFLQLKPVLADFGMSLVGADFNSSTRGQALTGESFGNVRYMSPEQCRGEAPSAKSDIYSLGCLMFEALSGQPAFAMGTPLEVMLSHASGSSDFLIAQLAARDISEPLVQIVSSMLAPQPGQRPASMGAVASRLKELIPPSQKDRPKLISPQSISAEIKAKRVSKQLSNTSGRMLLRGATVPPLSPPRVGHRDDAGLVETSKDSWGWTPGYGSAPVDSSQLKRQQDKNMRLKPVVMEPEECEGPVISPRLVETKDRSEPTPAKLVPFAPQSHPLCLLLPLPLLSLSVSASGLCHCGQY
- a CDS encoding serine/threonine protein kinase translates to MIAGPKRLGSFTAFLLKDLRCGCAKPLLQVAGANAMETRYRPPQATWGKRKEQMQTALRTRASNTFARDAALVSLAPGTTIGGCYQLIEMVGKGGMGVVYKARHTALNRILALKFVAPSMVSHESWQLFQQEAKLNATLSHPSLCQIYDLGIHANALPYYAMDFVDGQTLEEIIINSGPLSVGATLEIFIKVAEGLSYAHRRNVVHRDIKPANIMIQSTTGDTVEVKLLDFGIAELSEKQGKKGGQKTERIIGSAAYMSPEQFADGRPTPAPTSTAWAALSLRLSPGHCLLKAKTLIHWTGNTQQPNLHSCRILQILPTRSNLRRSSENACTKAVTDAIKTPVN